Proteins encoded by one window of Halomonas sp. SH5A2:
- the apbC gene encoding iron-sulfur cluster carrier protein ApbC: MEGVKHIIAVASGKGGVGKSTVTVNLALALSAQGYRVGVLDADIYGPSQAQMLGVAEGVRPQAAGEDKFLPLEAHGLQAMSMAFMVNTREAMVWRGPMVVGAFQQMLNQTQWDNLDFLLIDMPPGTGDIQLTLAQKVAVSGAVIVTTPQDIALLDARKGIEMFRKVNVPVLGVVENMSLYHCEKCGHEAPIFGAGGGDRIAEEYDTEVLGRLPLTLSIRELTDSGRPSVVSEPEGSVSQTFAAIATRVAQSVDGQNKESPTISFSE, from the coding sequence ATGGAAGGCGTAAAACATATCATCGCTGTGGCCTCGGGTAAGGGAGGCGTAGGCAAGTCTACGGTTACCGTTAACCTGGCGCTGGCGTTATCCGCCCAAGGCTACCGCGTGGGCGTCCTGGATGCTGATATCTATGGCCCCAGCCAGGCGCAAATGCTGGGGGTCGCCGAGGGTGTGCGGCCGCAGGCAGCGGGTGAGGATAAATTCCTGCCGCTTGAGGCCCATGGGCTGCAAGCCATGTCGATGGCGTTCATGGTCAATACCCGTGAAGCCATGGTCTGGCGTGGGCCGATGGTGGTGGGCGCCTTCCAGCAGATGCTCAATCAAACCCAGTGGGATAACCTGGATTTTCTGCTTATCGACATGCCGCCAGGCACTGGCGATATTCAGTTGACGCTGGCCCAGAAGGTCGCCGTTTCCGGGGCTGTGATTGTGACCACACCGCAAGACATCGCCCTGCTGGATGCGCGCAAAGGCATCGAGATGTTCCGTAAGGTGAATGTGCCCGTACTGGGTGTGGTTGAAAACATGAGCCTTTACCACTGCGAAAAGTGCGGCCATGAAGCCCCGATATTCGGTGCTGGCGGTGGCGACCGTATTGCCGAGGAATATGACACCGAGGTGTTGGGTCGTTTGCCATTAACCTTGTCGATCCGTGAGCTTACCGATTCAGGGCGGCCAAGCGTTGTATCAGAGCCGGAGGGGTCGGTCAGCCAGACGTTTGCCGCGATTGCCACGCGGGTGGCGCAAAGTGTTGATGGACAGAATAAAGAAAGTCCCACTATTTCCTTTAGCGAGTGA
- a CDS encoding kinesin has protein sequence MSDEQQTDQKPTNSKPDMKTLFRDNRVKAIAGIAAIAVIWAIMAQSNVGTSRDRVAALEEQVSNVEEENTSLTQQLNEVDDAEADLSALQEEMSALEAQQSEEQQALEDLQQQVSDTRSELESLQEERDSLQSNVDEMNQQVSDAESELATLREERDQVQQASEEADQARQEAEEARQSAEDARQEAENARQEAANERQQAVAERDAARETLDEVNTQIEQANERLTGLEEEIANAESERDEVQEARDSAASERDALQEEVDSLKALREEEESSLSDVRTEMEDVMVAIEMGREELAKIEDQVSTREEQLERLETQLNDWRDELSTLDSRTDDAANDAGQSSDQGGSEEGASQSGDDSSEESSSDSESGNQEEEAS, from the coding sequence ATGTCAGACGAGCAGCAAACCGATCAAAAGCCAACCAATAGCAAGCCGGATATGAAGACACTGTTCCGCGATAATCGCGTGAAGGCGATTGCGGGTATCGCCGCCATCGCGGTGATCTGGGCGATCATGGCGCAGTCAAACGTCGGCACCAGCCGGGACCGTGTCGCGGCGCTGGAAGAGCAGGTGTCAAACGTTGAGGAAGAAAACACATCGCTAACCCAGCAGCTCAACGAAGTTGACGATGCCGAAGCCGATCTATCGGCGTTGCAGGAGGAAATGAGCGCCCTTGAAGCCCAGCAGTCTGAGGAACAGCAGGCGCTGGAAGACCTCCAGCAGCAAGTGAGTGATACGCGTTCTGAGCTTGAGTCACTGCAAGAAGAGCGCGACTCGCTGCAAAGCAATGTTGACGAGATGAACCAGCAGGTAAGCGACGCGGAGAGCGAGCTGGCAACACTGCGCGAAGAGCGTGATCAGGTTCAGCAGGCCAGCGAAGAAGCTGATCAGGCGCGTCAAGAAGCTGAAGAAGCCCGTCAGAGTGCTGAAGATGCGCGCCAAGAGGCAGAAAATGCCCGTCAGGAAGCGGCCAACGAACGTCAGCAGGCGGTTGCAGAGCGTGACGCCGCAAGAGAAACGCTGGATGAAGTCAATACGCAAATCGAACAGGCCAATGAGCGTCTGACCGGTCTCGAGGAAGAAATCGCCAATGCTGAGTCTGAGCGCGATGAGGTTCAAGAGGCGCGTGACAGCGCGGCCAGCGAGCGCGATGCGCTGCAAGAAGAGGTCGATTCACTGAAAGCGCTGCGTGAAGAAGAGGAAAGCAGCCTGAGCGATGTGCGTACCGAAATGGAAGATGTCATGGTCGCCATCGAAATGGGCCGCGAGGAGCTGGCCAAGATTGAAGATCAGGTGTCTACCCGTGAGGAGCAACTGGAGCGCTTGGAAACACAGCTGAATGATTGGCGTGATGAGCTCTCCACGCTGGATTCACGTACCGATGATGCTGCCAACGATGCCGGTCAAAGCTCTGATCAAGGCGGTAGTGAAGAAGGTGCTAGCCAGAGCGGTGACGACAGCAGTGAAGAGTCATCGTCTGACAGCGAAAGCGGCAATCAGGAAGAGGAAGCCAGCTAG
- the cobA gene encoding uroporphyrinogen-III C-methyltransferase, with protein sequence MQGRVSLVGAGPGDPELLTLKAFKRLQHADVVLHDRLVSDEILALLPSTVQQFYVGKARSSHSVPQEGINQALVDWARAGNRVVRLKGGDPFIFGRGGEELETLIAAGVPVEVIPGITAASGCAAYAGIPLTHRDHAQSVRFVTGHLKNGECDLDWQTLARPGQTLVFYMGLGSVDVICQALIAHGMAGDTPLALIEQGTTQQQQTHIGSLHALPDAFYTGQIKPPTLLIVGHVVSLNAQLAWFDVDQTDAKGFRQGKHPTPPADSGG encoded by the coding sequence ATGCAGGGACGCGTCAGCCTGGTGGGGGCTGGGCCAGGGGATCCTGAGTTACTGACGCTCAAGGCGTTTAAGCGCTTACAGCATGCCGATGTGGTGCTGCACGACCGCCTGGTAAGCGATGAAATCCTGGCGCTACTGCCGTCAACGGTTCAGCAGTTTTATGTTGGCAAGGCACGCTCGTCGCACAGCGTTCCGCAAGAGGGTATCAATCAGGCCCTGGTGGACTGGGCCCGGGCAGGAAATCGCGTGGTTCGACTCAAGGGGGGCGACCCGTTTATTTTTGGCCGTGGAGGGGAAGAGCTTGAAACCTTGATAGCCGCTGGCGTCCCTGTGGAGGTGATCCCCGGTATTACGGCGGCTTCGGGCTGTGCGGCCTATGCAGGTATTCCGCTGACCCACCGCGACCATGCGCAATCGGTGCGCTTTGTCACCGGCCATCTCAAGAACGGTGAATGTGACCTCGACTGGCAGACATTGGCGCGCCCGGGACAGACACTGGTGTTTTATATGGGCCTGGGCAGTGTGGATGTGATCTGCCAGGCACTGATCGCCCACGGCATGGCCGGAGATACGCCGCTGGCGCTGATTGAGCAGGGCACGACACAGCAGCAACAAACCCATATTGGCAGCTTGCACGCCTTGCCTGATGCTTTCTATACCGGCCAGATAAAGCCTCCGACCCTGTTGATCGTCGGTCATGTGGTGTCATTGAACGCACAGCTGGCATGGTTCGACGTGGATCAGACCGATGCCAAGGGATTTCGCCAAGGTAAGCATCCAACGCCGCCTGCTGATTCTGGCGGCTAG
- a CDS encoding GGDEF domain-containing protein: MSVNDIPLSLSAEQLIRQIPGVVFQLFRHQDGHISIPFMEGAGVTSVPIDRDQLAQDANTALEQLTSADYPKLMSAIERSAQRMLPLATRFRLAPPGHKAKWIGVSATPEPMPNGVRWHGIMMDISDQVSEEQRLRKLCDTDPLTGLPNRRKLMVHLTNLASLSSRHGTPLSIMMLDIDHFKHINDRWGHLHGDEVLKRLATLAQSLLRSEDMIARLGGEEFMALLPLTPVKQCHQLADRLRHQIAEHDFGMGVGKVTLSIGVAEYRCGEPIASLIERADQALYSAKDVGRDCVCLLS; encoded by the coding sequence ATGTCCGTGAATGATATCCCCTTATCGCTCAGCGCCGAGCAACTTATCAGGCAGATTCCTGGCGTCGTCTTTCAGCTCTTCCGGCACCAAGACGGCCATATCTCCATTCCGTTCATGGAAGGCGCGGGGGTGACGTCAGTGCCGATTGATCGCGACCAGCTGGCACAGGATGCCAACACGGCGCTCGAGCAGTTAACCAGCGCAGATTATCCGAAACTGATGTCAGCCATTGAACGCTCTGCCCAACGGATGCTGCCGCTAGCCACTCGGTTCCGCCTTGCGCCACCCGGACATAAAGCAAAGTGGATAGGCGTCAGCGCCACCCCCGAACCCATGCCAAATGGCGTTCGCTGGCATGGCATCATGATGGATATCAGCGACCAGGTCAGCGAAGAACAGCGGCTACGCAAGCTGTGCGACACCGACCCACTTACCGGCCTGCCTAATCGGCGCAAGCTAATGGTTCACTTGACCAACCTGGCATCGCTAAGCTCCCGGCACGGCACCCCGCTATCCATCATGATGCTCGACATCGACCACTTTAAACATATCAACGACCGTTGGGGGCATCTCCACGGTGATGAAGTCCTGAAACGACTGGCAACCCTGGCCCAATCGCTGCTGCGCAGCGAGGACATGATTGCCCGCCTGGGAGGTGAAGAGTTCATGGCCCTCTTGCCGCTTACCCCGGTCAAACAGTGCCATCAGTTGGCAGACCGGTTACGCCATCAAATTGCGGAACATGATTTCGGCATGGGCGTCGGCAAGGTTACTCTCAGTATCGGCGTCGCCGAGTATCGCTGTGGCGAACCCATAGCGAGCCTAATTGAGCGGGCGGATCAGGCGCTTTATAGTGCCAAAGATGTTGGTCGTGACTGCGTCTGCCTTCTATCCTGA
- a CDS encoding 4a-hydroxytetrahydrobiopterin dehydratase, with protein sequence MTSLAQQQCEPCSGDALPMTRSECESQLKTLPEWRIVDHDGIMKLSRSFTFGDFANALAFTQRVGELAEQAGHHPVITTEYGKTTVTWWSHAIDGLHQNDFILAARTDEVAE encoded by the coding sequence ATGACGTCACTGGCCCAACAACAGTGTGAACCCTGCAGCGGCGATGCACTGCCCATGACTCGCAGCGAATGCGAAAGCCAGCTAAAGACCCTCCCCGAGTGGCGAATTGTCGATCACGATGGCATTATGAAGCTGTCACGTAGCTTTACGTTTGGTGATTTCGCCAACGCGCTGGCGTTCACACAGCGCGTGGGCGAACTGGCCGAACAGGCAGGCCACCACCCTGTGATCACCACCGAGTATGGGAAAACCACGGTCACCTGGTGGAGCCATGCGATTGACGGCCTGCACCAAAATGATTTCATTCTTGCCGCTAGAACCGACGAGGTAGCCGAATAA
- a CDS encoding amino acid aminotransferase — MFEHIERVPGDAILGLIEAFKKDTNPQKVDLGVGVYRDAHGNTPVMRAVKEAETRLLKNETTKTYIGSHGAPAYGGVVLPMVLGASSPVLEANRASATQSPGGTGALRLAADFIAAQLPDRGIWVSDPTWPNHHGIFTAAGIELHKYPYVDPDNRLDFDGMLGALKKIPEGDVVVLHACCHNPTGFDLSQSQWQQVLEVVKERQLLPLIDFAYQGFGEGLDEDAYGVRLFAEQLDEVIITSSCSKNFGIYCERTGCLIMVAKDAEQMENIRSQVAIVARENYSNPPAHGGAIVSEILHDAELSAMWREELTEMRDRINTLRRDFVEALKPYGLDEKYACVAEQRGMFSYTGLTPEQVDRLRDEFGIYMVRSGRANVAGFSQENLPYLAKAIAAVND, encoded by the coding sequence ATGTTTGAGCATATTGAGCGAGTCCCCGGAGACGCCATTCTTGGGCTAATCGAAGCTTTCAAAAAAGACACCAATCCTCAGAAAGTCGACTTAGGCGTTGGCGTTTACCGCGATGCGCACGGCAATACGCCGGTAATGCGTGCGGTCAAAGAAGCCGAAACTCGCCTGCTCAAAAATGAAACCACCAAAACCTATATTGGTTCCCACGGCGCGCCCGCCTACGGAGGCGTCGTGCTGCCAATGGTACTGGGTGCCAGCTCGCCAGTGCTCGAAGCCAATCGTGCCAGTGCCACCCAATCACCCGGGGGCACTGGGGCACTGCGTTTAGCGGCTGATTTTATTGCCGCTCAACTACCCGACAGGGGCATTTGGGTCAGCGACCCCACCTGGCCCAACCACCATGGCATCTTTACCGCCGCAGGCATTGAGTTGCACAAGTACCCCTATGTCGATCCAGACAACCGTCTCGACTTTGACGGCATGCTGGGGGCGTTGAAGAAGATCCCTGAAGGCGATGTGGTCGTACTTCACGCCTGCTGCCATAACCCTACCGGGTTCGACCTTTCCCAGTCCCAGTGGCAGCAAGTGCTCGAGGTCGTTAAAGAGCGCCAGCTACTGCCGCTCATCGACTTTGCCTATCAAGGATTCGGGGAAGGCCTGGACGAAGATGCCTACGGTGTTCGGCTGTTTGCCGAGCAGCTGGATGAAGTGATCATCACCAGCTCGTGCTCGAAAAACTTCGGCATTTACTGCGAGCGGACCGGCTGCTTGATCATGGTGGCGAAAGACGCCGAGCAGATGGAAAACATCCGCTCGCAGGTCGCTATTGTCGCGCGGGAAAACTACTCGAACCCGCCCGCACACGGCGGCGCCATTGTCAGCGAGATTCTTCATGACGCTGAACTTTCCGCCATGTGGCGCGAGGAGCTGACCGAAATGCGCGACCGCATCAACACCCTGCGTCGCGATTTCGTCGAAGCCCTGAAGCCCTACGGGCTGGATGAGAAGTATGCCTGTGTTGCCGAGCAGCGTGGCATGTTCTCCTACACCGGCCTCACGCCGGAACAGGTCGACCGACTGCGCGACGAGTTTGGTATCTATATGGTGCGCTCGGGTCGCGCCAACGTGGCCGGTTTCTCCCAGGAAAACCTGCCCTACCTGGCGAAGGCAATTGCCGCGGTTAACGATTAA
- a CDS encoding NCS2 family permease, which translates to MATPHYYPWYKKEDTDAFFALFQNNIANFVIIAITMLGMGFPASIVYGQVLPGAAVAVMVGNFYYAWSASRLARKEQRSDVTALSYGISTPVMFVFLFGVLLPAKELTGDVTLAWQVAVAACFISGAIEAAISLIGRWVQYHLPRAAMLGAVAGVALTFIAGEMLFKTLEMPVIGLLVLAIIIVGLLARVSMPLKIPTSLFAIILGTAMAYLIGDAGGDRFSDAFTHLGFYPLLPNLAWWEGLGLLATGMLAILTVVLPITLYNAIETMNNVEAMEAAGDKYDVRECQAVDGVGTMLGALFGGVFPTTVYIATVGAKWMGAGRGYSLLNGAVYAIATMFGLIAMISAIIPVSVVAPILVFVGISMIATAFQANDSRYYPAVALAMLPYFANYVMTRFNRGAEDIVSDISTAIVAAGQGAMFMAIFLGAMTVSVIDHQFRRAAIFALIAAAFSFVGLMHAAELGINAAPNFSMGYLAMALLFGYFAFQETPTSNAR; encoded by the coding sequence ATGGCGACGCCACACTATTACCCCTGGTACAAGAAAGAAGACACCGACGCCTTCTTCGCTCTGTTTCAGAACAACATTGCGAATTTCGTCATCATTGCCATCACCATGCTGGGCATGGGTTTTCCTGCTTCCATTGTCTATGGACAAGTGCTGCCCGGCGCGGCGGTTGCCGTGATGGTCGGCAACTTTTATTACGCCTGGAGCGCCTCACGATTAGCCCGCAAAGAGCAGCGCTCGGATGTCACCGCCTTGTCCTACGGCATTTCCACGCCGGTCATGTTTGTCTTTCTATTCGGCGTTTTACTGCCCGCCAAGGAACTGACGGGGGATGTCACCCTCGCCTGGCAAGTGGCTGTGGCCGCCTGTTTTATCAGCGGGGCGATTGAAGCCGCCATCAGCCTAATCGGCCGCTGGGTGCAATATCATCTTCCGCGCGCCGCCATGCTGGGCGCCGTTGCCGGCGTGGCGCTGACCTTTATTGCCGGTGAAATGCTATTCAAAACGCTGGAAATGCCGGTGATTGGCTTGCTGGTACTGGCCATCATTATTGTCGGCTTACTTGCCCGGGTCAGCATGCCACTGAAAATCCCCACCTCCCTATTCGCGATCATTCTGGGCACAGCGATGGCTTATCTGATTGGCGATGCGGGTGGTGATCGCTTCAGCGACGCCTTCACCCACCTTGGCTTCTACCCGCTGCTGCCCAACCTGGCCTGGTGGGAAGGTTTGGGACTACTGGCCACCGGAATGCTCGCCATTCTGACCGTGGTGCTACCCATTACGCTGTATAACGCCATTGAAACCATGAACAACGTCGAGGCCATGGAAGCCGCCGGTGACAAGTACGACGTACGAGAATGCCAGGCGGTCGATGGTGTGGGCACCATGCTGGGCGCCCTGTTTGGCGGCGTCTTCCCCACCACGGTGTATATTGCCACCGTTGGGGCGAAGTGGATGGGAGCCGGGCGTGGCTATAGCCTGTTGAATGGCGCTGTCTACGCCATCGCCACCATGTTCGGGTTAATCGCCATGATCTCGGCGATTATCCCTGTCTCGGTGGTCGCCCCTATCCTGGTATTTGTGGGCATTTCCATGATCGCCACGGCGTTTCAGGCCAACGACAGCCGTTACTATCCCGCTGTCGCGCTGGCCATGCTGCCCTACTTTGCCAACTATGTGATGACACGCTTTAACCGCGGCGCAGAAGACATCGTCAGCGATATTTCCACGGCCATTGTGGCCGCCGGTCAGGGCGCCATGTTCATGGCCATTTTCCTGGGGGCCATGACGGTTTCCGTGATTGATCATCAGTTTCGGCGGGCGGCTATCTTCGCCCTGATCGCGGCGGCGTTCTCGTTTGTCGGCTTGATGCATGCCGCGGAACTGGGCATCAACGCAGCGCCCAATTTCAGCATGGGCTATCTGGCGATGGCACTATTGTTCGGCTACTTTGCGTTTCAAGAAACGCCGACATCTAATGCGCGTTAA
- a CDS encoding MATE family efflux transporter, translated as MAIGVLSLLGFQLVDSAFIARLGTVPLAAQSFTFPLSFLIIGIQVGMGIAIAALISRALGAGEKARAKRLSSLVLMAGGAVIAVLGILLWVFQMPIFSLLGAESNTFGYLRSYWPPQLLAAWLGALLYFVYSVFRAHGDTRLPGKMMVITSLINLALDPVLIFGVGSWPGWGLPGAAWATAIAFGIGLLVTGGRLWKRGWAAREGLWQEGRQSWRPFMGIAAPAMVSQLMPPLAAMLAISVVAGLGESQVAAWGLASRLETLSLMVILAMTMSLPPWLGRCYGAGDWDQIHRLLRLALGVAVVWQLTLGILLALGAPWLGMALAGNPDVQDELVLLIRFMLPSYAALGVCMLVVSAGNALGWPLRAMLLSAARLFVCYLPCLWLGEQLAGWLGLAAGAAVGNVLAGLVAWLLLRRILSRPHRQPAVNAH; from the coding sequence ATGGCGATTGGGGTGTTGTCGCTACTTGGGTTTCAACTGGTTGATAGCGCCTTTATTGCCCGCTTGGGCACGGTACCACTGGCGGCCCAGTCGTTCACCTTTCCACTTTCGTTTCTGATCATCGGGATTCAGGTGGGGATGGGAATCGCCATCGCAGCGTTGATTTCCCGGGCGCTGGGGGCTGGCGAGAAGGCACGTGCCAAGCGGTTGAGCAGCCTGGTGTTGATGGCCGGTGGTGCCGTGATTGCTGTTCTGGGCATACTATTGTGGGTTTTTCAGATGCCTATATTCAGTTTGTTAGGTGCCGAAAGTAACACCTTCGGGTACTTGCGCAGCTATTGGCCACCGCAGCTTTTAGCCGCCTGGCTGGGGGCGCTGCTTTATTTTGTTTACAGCGTTTTTCGTGCCCATGGTGATACCCGGCTGCCGGGGAAAATGATGGTGATCACCAGTTTGATCAACCTGGCGCTGGACCCTGTGCTGATCTTTGGCGTGGGGTCGTGGCCCGGCTGGGGGCTGCCGGGTGCCGCCTGGGCGACGGCGATTGCCTTTGGCATTGGCTTGCTGGTCACTGGGGGCCGTTTGTGGAAACGTGGCTGGGCTGCGCGAGAAGGGCTATGGCAAGAAGGTCGCCAGTCTTGGCGGCCTTTCATGGGCATTGCCGCGCCTGCCATGGTGAGTCAGCTCATGCCGCCGCTGGCGGCCATGTTGGCCATTTCGGTGGTGGCGGGCCTGGGCGAGAGTCAAGTTGCCGCCTGGGGGTTGGCAAGCCGACTGGAAACACTGTCGTTAATGGTGATTTTAGCCATGACGATGTCGTTGCCGCCCTGGCTGGGGCGTTGCTATGGGGCCGGTGATTGGGACCAGATCCATCGTCTCCTGCGCCTGGCACTGGGGGTGGCGGTGGTCTGGCAGTTAACCCTGGGTATCTTGCTGGCGCTGGGTGCGCCCTGGCTTGGCATGGCGCTGGCAGGCAACCCGGATGTGCAGGATGAGCTGGTGCTGCTGATTCGCTTTATGCTGCCAAGCTATGCGGCACTTGGGGTCTGCATGTTGGTGGTTTCGGCGGGCAATGCGCTGGGGTGGCCATTACGCGCGATGCTGCTGTCTGCTGCGCGCTTGTTTGTGTGCTATTTACCCTGCCTGTGGTTGGGAGAGCAACTGGCTGGATGGTTGGGATTGGCCGCCGGAGCGGCCGTAGGTAATGTGCTCGCCGGGTTAGTTGCCTGGCTACTGCTGAGACGCATTCTGTCTCGTCCGCATCGACAGCCGGCGGTTAACGCGCATTAG
- a CDS encoding YceI family protein, which translates to MLKKTVLTTAIAAAGLVTLGQAQAADYTIDTEGQHAFVQFKISHLGYSYILGSFEDFSGEFSYDADDLDASSVDIEVDVNSLNTNHGERDRHILSSDFLNADEYPTATFTSTGFESTGDNEGVVTGDLTLHGQTQEVEMPVTLMGEGEDPWGGYRAGFEGSTMITLEDYGIDMSEFPEAMHELELYVTFEGIRQ; encoded by the coding sequence ATGTTGAAGAAAACCGTACTGACCACGGCAATCGCCGCTGCAGGCCTCGTCACGCTGGGCCAGGCTCAGGCAGCTGACTACACCATCGACACTGAAGGCCAGCATGCCTTTGTACAGTTCAAGATCAGCCATCTGGGCTATTCCTACATTCTGGGTAGCTTTGAAGACTTCTCTGGTGAGTTCAGTTACGACGCCGATGATCTGGATGCATCGTCTGTCGATATAGAAGTCGATGTAAATAGCTTGAACACCAACCATGGCGAGCGCGACCGTCACATTTTAAGCAGTGATTTCCTGAACGCTGACGAGTATCCTACTGCCACCTTTACCTCGACAGGGTTCGAGTCGACCGGTGACAACGAGGGCGTGGTAACTGGCGATCTGACTCTTCACGGCCAAACCCAAGAAGTTGAAATGCCCGTTACGCTGATGGGCGAAGGAGAGGACCCCTGGGGTGGCTACCGTGCTGGCTTTGAAGGCAGCACCATGATCACGCTGGAAGATTATGGCATTGATATGAGCGAGTTCCCCGAAGCGATGCATGAGCTAGAGCTTTATGTGACCTTCGAAGGTATTCGCCAGTAA
- a CDS encoding cytochrome b, protein MWGNTQAGWGVISITLHWLSAITIVGLFALGWWMTGLGYYDPWYNLGPWVHRSIGILLFAATLARIIWRWSQPTPHGHGSRLAILLAHLGHVMLYVTLLVVMTTGYLISTADGSGVSVFGWFVVPALVHGLPQQSVIAGDLHWYSAWGLMLLAVGHSLAAFKHHFHDRYDTLRRMLKPTSR, encoded by the coding sequence ATGTGGGGAAACACGCAGGCTGGCTGGGGCGTTATCAGTATTACGCTGCACTGGCTAAGCGCCATTACGATTGTCGGGCTCTTTGCCCTGGGCTGGTGGATGACCGGGTTGGGGTATTACGATCCTTGGTACAACCTAGGCCCCTGGGTACATCGCTCGATTGGCATTTTGCTTTTCGCCGCGACCCTGGCGCGAATCATCTGGCGTTGGTCGCAGCCGACGCCCCATGGACATGGAAGCCGACTTGCCATTCTGCTGGCGCACCTGGGCCACGTCATGCTGTATGTAACGCTGCTTGTGGTCATGACCACGGGGTATTTGATCTCCACCGCCGACGGAAGTGGTGTCAGTGTGTTTGGCTGGTTTGTGGTGCCTGCGTTGGTGCATGGTCTTCCGCAGCAATCGGTGATTGCCGGTGACCTGCATTGGTACAGTGCCTGGGGGTTGATGTTGCTGGCCGTGGGTCATTCGCTGGCGGCCTTCAAGCACCATTTTCATGATCGTTACGACACCTTACGGCGTATGTTAAAACCCACATCGCGCTAA
- a CDS encoding O-succinylhomoserine sulfhydrylase gives MHDDSQQDAWSLETLAIRAGHERTFEQEHAEPIFPTSSFVYDSAAEAARKFGGHEAGNVYSRFTNPTVHTFERRLAALEGGERCVATSSGMSAILSTVLALLSAGDEIVASRSLFGSTVSLFDKYFGKFGITTRYVELSDLAAWEAAITPNTRLLFAETPSNPLSEVADIAALSALAKRHDVWLAIDNCFLTPALQQPIALGADLVIHSATKYLDGQGRAVGGAVVGQHDVLEEVFGVVRTCGPCMSPFNAWIFTKGLETLSLRMKAHCEQAQALALWLDAHPAVNKVFYSGLVDHPQHELAKQQQDGFGAVLGFEVLYGQEGAWEVIDATRMLSITGNLGDVKTTITHPATTTHGRLSDEQRAAAGITPGLVRVAVGLESQQDIQNDLARGLDALLAG, from the coding sequence ATGCATGATGATAGCCAGCAAGACGCGTGGTCGCTAGAAACGCTAGCGATTCGAGCGGGACACGAGCGTACCTTTGAGCAGGAACACGCGGAGCCGATTTTTCCCACGTCCAGCTTCGTGTATGACAGCGCCGCTGAAGCAGCGCGCAAGTTTGGTGGTCACGAGGCTGGCAACGTTTATTCCCGCTTCACCAACCCGACCGTGCATACCTTTGAGCGCCGGTTAGCGGCGTTGGAAGGCGGCGAACGCTGCGTAGCCACCAGTTCGGGGATGTCTGCCATCCTGTCAACGGTGCTGGCGTTGCTATCGGCAGGCGACGAAATCGTCGCTTCGCGTTCATTGTTTGGCTCAACGGTGAGCCTGTTCGATAAATATTTCGGCAAGTTTGGCATTACCACGCGCTATGTGGAGCTTTCTGATTTGGCGGCCTGGGAAGCGGCGATTACTCCCAACACACGCTTGCTGTTTGCTGAAACGCCGTCGAACCCGCTGTCTGAAGTGGCCGATATTGCCGCGTTGTCAGCGTTGGCTAAACGCCATGATGTTTGGCTTGCGATTGATAACTGCTTTTTAACGCCGGCGCTTCAGCAGCCCATCGCCTTGGGTGCCGATCTGGTGATTCACTCCGCGACCAAGTACCTCGATGGGCAGGGGCGTGCGGTGGGGGGTGCCGTGGTCGGCCAACACGACGTGCTGGAAGAGGTGTTTGGCGTCGTGCGTACCTGTGGACCATGCATGAGCCCGTTCAACGCCTGGATATTTACCAAAGGGTTGGAAACGCTCTCGCTACGTATGAAAGCTCACTGCGAACAAGCGCAGGCCCTTGCCCTGTGGCTTGATGCCCACCCAGCCGTCAACAAGGTATTCTATAGCGGTTTGGTTGATCACCCGCAGCATGAGCTCGCCAAACAGCAGCAAGATGGCTTTGGCGCGGTCCTTGGGTTCGAGGTGCTCTACGGCCAGGAGGGCGCATGGGAAGTGATCGACGCGACCCGCATGCTGTCGATTACCGGTAACCTGGGTGATGTTAAAACCACCATTACGCATCCCGCTACCACGACGCATGGTCGCTTGAGCGATGAGCAAAGAGCGGCGGCAGGCATTACGCCGGGGCTGGTGCGAGTCGCGGTAGGGCTGGAGAGCCAGCAGGATATTCAAAATGATCTCGCCAGAGGGTTAGACGCCCTGCTGGCGGGTTAG